The following coding sequences are from one Pseudonocardia sp. HH130630-07 window:
- the argJ gene encoding bifunctional glutamate N-acetyltransferase/amino-acid acetyltransferase ArgJ, producing the protein MSVTAAQGFRAAGVVAGIKKSGRADLALVVNDGPRSEAAGVFTRNKVKAAPVLWSEQVLASGSLRAVVLNSGGANACTGPEGFQVAHATAEKAAEVLACGAVEVAVCSTGLIGEQLPRESVLGGVVAAHAGLAATAQAGRAAAEAIMTTDTTSKESQVTDPSGWTVGGTTKGAGMIAPSMATMLSVLTTDAVVEQPVLDAALREAVRYSFDRLDVDGSMSTNDTVLVLASGASGVAADPAVFTAALIQVCRDLAAQMQADAEGVTKRITVRVTGAASEDDAVTVARTVARDALVKTAMFGSDPNWGRVAAAAGYAEAQVVAESLDVTINGVLLCKGAVVAGDRADCDLSGPDVLIEVELGLSGGAAGHTAEIRTTDLSHAYVEENSAYSS; encoded by the coding sequence GTGAGCGTGACGGCCGCACAGGGATTCCGGGCCGCCGGGGTCGTTGCCGGGATCAAGAAGTCCGGCCGGGCCGACCTGGCACTGGTCGTGAACGACGGGCCGCGTTCGGAGGCGGCCGGGGTCTTCACCCGGAACAAGGTGAAGGCCGCACCCGTCCTCTGGTCGGAGCAGGTGCTGGCGTCGGGCTCGTTGCGGGCCGTCGTCCTGAACTCCGGCGGTGCGAACGCGTGTACCGGGCCGGAGGGCTTCCAGGTCGCGCACGCCACCGCCGAGAAGGCGGCCGAGGTCCTGGCCTGCGGCGCGGTGGAGGTGGCCGTCTGCTCGACCGGTCTGATCGGTGAGCAGCTCCCGCGTGAGTCCGTGCTGGGCGGGGTCGTGGCGGCACACGCGGGGCTCGCCGCCACCGCGCAGGCCGGCCGGGCCGCCGCCGAGGCGATCATGACGACCGACACCACGTCGAAGGAGTCACAGGTCACCGACCCTTCGGGCTGGACGGTCGGCGGCACGACCAAGGGCGCGGGGATGATCGCACCGTCGATGGCGACGATGCTCTCGGTGCTCACCACCGACGCGGTCGTCGAACAGCCGGTGCTCGACGCCGCACTGCGTGAGGCGGTGCGCTACAGCTTCGACCGGCTCGACGTGGACGGGTCGATGTCGACCAACGACACGGTGCTCGTCCTGGCGTCGGGAGCCTCCGGGGTCGCGGCCGACCCGGCGGTGTTCACCGCCGCCCTGATCCAGGTGTGCCGGGACCTCGCGGCGCAGATGCAGGCGGACGCGGAGGGCGTCACCAAGCGGATCACCGTGCGGGTCACCGGGGCGGCCTCGGAGGACGACGCGGTGACCGTCGCCCGCACCGTGGCGCGGGACGCGCTGGTAAAGACGGCGATGTTCGGCTCCGACCCGAACTGGGGCCGGGTGGCGGCCGCGGCCGGTTACGCCGAGGCCCAGGTCGTCGCGGAGTCACTCGACGTCACGATCAACGGCGTGCTGCTCTGCAAGGGTGCCGTCGTCGCCGGCGACCGGGCCGACTGCGATCTCTCCGGCCCCGACGTCCTGATCGAGGTCGAGCTGGGGCTCTCCGGCGGTGCGGCCGGCCACACGGCCGAGATCCGGACCACCGACCTGTCGCACGCCTACGTGGAGGAGAACAGTGCCTACTCCTCCTGA
- a CDS encoding aminotransferase class I/II-fold pyridoxal phosphate-dependent enzyme, with product MTDPAAAYEELKGAGLALDLTRGKPSSEQLDLSHALLGLPGAGEFRAAAGTDTRNYGGLQGLPELREIFAPALQVPVDQLVAWNNSSLELMHDTLVHALLSPLPGAPTRWVNAGRVAFIAPVPGYDRHYGVCERLGIDLVTVPMTADGPDMDEVERLVADDASIKGIWCVPKYSNPDGVVYSDEVVRRLAAMPTAAPDFRIMWDNAYAVHHLTAEEVEIADVLTLAAEAGNPDRPFVFGSTSKITVAGSGVSFLGCSETNLQWWLKLVSKKTIGPDKINHLRHARFLKDTSGLLAHMAAHRELIAPKFAAVERLLTEAFSGVDGVSWTTPKGGYFVSLTVPDGLASEVVRLAKEAGIVLTPAGATHPYGKDPQDAVIRLAPTLPPQDEVEKAMAGVVTCVQLALSPR from the coding sequence ATGACCGACCCAGCCGCAGCGTACGAAGAGCTCAAGGGCGCCGGCCTGGCGCTGGACCTGACGCGGGGCAAGCCGTCGTCCGAGCAGCTGGACCTGTCGCACGCCCTGCTCGGGCTGCCGGGCGCCGGAGAGTTCCGCGCCGCCGCAGGTACCGACACCCGCAACTACGGCGGGCTCCAGGGACTGCCGGAGCTACGGGAGATCTTCGCCCCGGCGCTGCAGGTGCCGGTGGACCAGCTCGTCGCGTGGAACAACTCGAGCCTGGAGCTGATGCACGACACGCTCGTGCACGCCCTGCTCAGCCCGCTCCCGGGGGCCCCGACCCGGTGGGTCAACGCCGGGCGGGTCGCCTTCATCGCGCCGGTGCCCGGTTACGACCGGCACTACGGCGTGTGCGAGCGGCTCGGGATCGACCTGGTCACCGTGCCGATGACGGCCGACGGCCCGGACATGGACGAGGTCGAGCGCCTGGTGGCGGACGACGCGTCGATCAAGGGCATCTGGTGCGTGCCGAAGTACTCCAACCCTGACGGCGTCGTCTACTCCGACGAGGTCGTGCGCCGTCTCGCGGCGATGCCGACCGCGGCGCCGGACTTCCGGATCATGTGGGACAACGCCTACGCGGTGCACCACCTGACCGCGGAGGAGGTCGAGATCGCCGACGTTCTGACGCTGGCGGCCGAAGCGGGTAACCCCGACCGGCCGTTCGTGTTCGGGTCGACGTCCAAGATCACCGTGGCCGGCTCGGGTGTCTCGTTCCTGGGCTGCTCGGAGACGAACCTCCAGTGGTGGCTGAAGCTGGTCTCGAAGAAGACCATCGGACCGGACAAGATCAACCACCTGCGGCACGCGCGGTTCCTGAAGGACACTTCCGGGCTGCTGGCGCACATGGCCGCCCACCGTGAGCTGATCGCCCCCAAGTTCGCGGCGGTGGAGCGGCTGCTGACCGAGGCGTTCTCGGGCGTCGACGGTGTGTCGTGGACGACGCCGAAGGGTGGCTACTTCGTCAGCCTCACCGTCCCCGACGGTCTCGCCTCCGAGGTGGTACGCCTGGCCAAGGAGGCCGGCATCGTGCTGACCCCCGCCGGTGCCACGCACCCCTACGGCAAGGACCCGCAGGACGCCGTCATCCGCCTCGCCCCGACCCTGCCGCCGCAGGACGAGGTGGAGAAGGCGATGGCCGGCGTCGTGACCTGCGTGCAGCTCGCACTCTCGCCTCGCTGA
- a CDS encoding acetylornithine transaminase, which yields MSTYAQRWQAALMNNYGTPPLALVRGEGTHVWDAEGRRYLDLYAGIAVNALGHAHPAVVEAVSEQVRTLGHTSNFFVTEPALQLAERLQGLLGRDDARTLLCNSGTEANEAAFKIARRTGRPEIIACEGAFHGRTMGALALTGQPAKRTPFEPMPAGVRHIPFGDVAALDAAVTTDTAAVFLEPILGEAGVIVPPERYLAEARRITSERGALLVLDEVQTGIGRTGHWFAHQAHGVVPDVVTLAKGLGGGLPIGACVGIGAAGALLEPGQHGTTFGGNPIACAAALAVLDTIAGEGLLQHVDRLGKEIRNRLAGLGHPLIGDVSGAGLHIGIGLTLPVAAQAASAARESGFLVNNATPDRLRLVPALTLTEEEADGFVAAVPGILDAAAAEHEGQGN from the coding sequence ATGAGCACGTACGCGCAGCGGTGGCAGGCCGCTCTGATGAACAACTACGGCACACCGCCGCTGGCCCTGGTCCGCGGCGAGGGCACCCACGTGTGGGACGCGGAGGGCCGCCGGTACCTCGACCTGTACGCGGGTATCGCGGTGAACGCGCTGGGCCACGCCCATCCGGCCGTGGTCGAGGCGGTGTCCGAGCAGGTACGCACCCTCGGTCACACCTCGAACTTCTTCGTGACCGAACCGGCACTGCAGCTCGCCGAGCGGTTGCAGGGGCTGCTGGGGCGCGACGACGCGCGGACCCTGCTCTGCAACTCGGGCACCGAGGCGAACGAGGCCGCGTTCAAGATCGCGCGGCGGACCGGCCGTCCGGAGATCATCGCCTGCGAGGGCGCGTTCCACGGCCGGACCATGGGCGCGCTGGCACTGACCGGGCAGCCGGCGAAGCGGACACCGTTCGAGCCGATGCCCGCCGGGGTGCGGCACATCCCGTTCGGCGACGTCGCCGCACTCGACGCCGCCGTGACCACGGACACCGCCGCGGTGTTCCTGGAACCGATCCTGGGCGAGGCGGGGGTCATCGTGCCGCCGGAGAGATACCTCGCGGAGGCCCGCCGGATCACCTCCGAGCGCGGGGCGCTGCTCGTGCTCGACGAGGTGCAGACCGGGATCGGGCGGACCGGCCACTGGTTCGCCCACCAGGCGCACGGTGTCGTCCCGGACGTCGTCACCCTGGCGAAGGGGCTCGGGGGCGGCCTGCCCATCGGGGCCTGTGTCGGCATCGGTGCCGCCGGGGCACTGCTCGAACCGGGACAGCACGGCACGACCTTCGGCGGCAACCCGATCGCCTGCGCCGCGGCGCTGGCGGTGCTGGACACCATCGCCGGCGAGGGGCTGCTGCAGCACGTGGACCGGTTGGGCAAGGAGATCCGCAACCGGCTCGCCGGGCTGGGGCACCCGCTGATCGGCGACGTCTCCGGTGCCGGACTGCACATCGGGATCGGGCTCACCCTGCCGGTCGCCGCCCAGGCCGCCTCCGCGGCGCGCGAGTCGGGTTTCCTCGTCAACAACGCCACACCGGACCGGCTCCGGCTGGTCCCGGCGCTGACCCTGACCGAGGAGGAGGCGGACGGGTTCGTCGCCGCGGTGCCCGGGATCCTCGACGCCGCGGCCGCGGAGCACGAGGGGCAGGGGAACTGA
- the tyrS gene encoding tyrosine--tRNA ligase translates to MVAVGTDILDDLEWRGLIAQSTDRDALATELSGGEPITLYAGFDPTAPSLHAGHLIPMLTLRRFQEAGHRPVVLAGGATGMIGDPRDVGERTLNDEATVAEWTGLIRGQLERFVSFDGSPTGALTVNNLDWTRQQTVLEFLRDLGKHFPVNTMLARDTVKRRLAADGMSYTEFSYLLLQSQDYLQLHRDLGCRLQIGGSDQWGNIVGGVDLIRRIEGRSVHGMTLPLVTDSEGRKFGKSTGGGNIWLDPERTSPYAWYQYFVNVADADVVGYLKLFTFLDRDEITELATELAEKPHLRSAQRRLAAELTTLVHGAEQTRQVTTASQALFGRAELADLDAPTLGAALAEVPTADSRGTDTIVDLLVATGLTDSRGAARRAVNEGGAYVNNVKVTDEEWIPGPGEALAGGWLVVRRGKRNLAGVRVTE, encoded by the coding sequence ATGGTGGCCGTGGGTACGGACATCCTCGACGACCTGGAATGGCGCGGCCTGATCGCGCAGAGCACCGACCGTGACGCGCTCGCGACGGAACTCTCGGGTGGCGAACCGATCACGTTGTACGCCGGGTTCGACCCGACCGCCCCCAGCCTGCACGCGGGGCACCTGATCCCGATGCTGACCCTCCGCCGGTTCCAGGAGGCCGGACACCGGCCCGTGGTCCTCGCCGGGGGCGCGACGGGGATGATCGGTGATCCCCGCGACGTGGGGGAGCGGACGCTGAACGACGAGGCGACGGTCGCGGAGTGGACCGGTCTGATCCGGGGACAGCTCGAGCGGTTCGTCTCGTTCGACGGGTCGCCCACGGGGGCGTTGACCGTCAACAACCTGGACTGGACCCGGCAGCAGACGGTGCTGGAGTTCCTCCGCGACCTCGGCAAGCACTTCCCGGTGAACACGATGCTGGCCCGGGACACGGTCAAGCGACGGCTGGCCGCGGACGGCATGTCCTACACCGAGTTCAGCTACCTGCTCCTGCAGTCCCAGGACTACCTGCAGCTGCACCGGGATCTGGGGTGCCGGCTACAGATCGGCGGGTCCGACCAGTGGGGCAACATCGTCGGAGGTGTCGACCTGATCCGCCGGATCGAGGGGCGGTCGGTGCACGGGATGACGCTGCCGCTGGTGACCGACTCCGAGGGCCGCAAGTTCGGGAAGTCCACCGGGGGCGGCAACATCTGGCTGGATCCGGAGCGGACGTCGCCGTACGCCTGGTACCAGTACTTCGTCAACGTCGCGGACGCCGACGTCGTCGGTTACCTCAAGCTCTTCACGTTCCTCGACCGCGACGAGATCACCGAGCTCGCGACCGAACTCGCCGAGAAGCCGCACCTGCGCAGCGCCCAACGGCGACTGGCCGCGGAGCTGACCACACTCGTCCACGGTGCCGAGCAGACCCGGCAGGTGACCACCGCCAGCCAGGCCCTGTTCGGGCGGGCGGAGCTGGCCGACCTCGACGCCCCGACGCTCGGCGCCGCGCTGGCCGAGGTACCGACCGCCGACAGTCGTGGAACCGACACGATCGTCGACCTGCTCGTGGCGACGGGACTGACCGACAGCCGTGGCGCAGCACGCCGAGCGGTCAACGAGGGCGGCGCCTACGTGAACAACGTGAAGGTGACCGACGAGGAGTGGATCCCGGGCCCGGGGGAGGCGCTGGCCGGTGGCTGGCTCGTCGTCCGTCGGGGCAAGCGGAATCTCGCCGGTGTCCGCGTGACCGAATGA
- a CDS encoding DNA-3-methyladenine glycosylase, producing MLDRSELATDVLPAAERLLGCVLAADTPDGVVAVRIVEVEAYRGRDDPASHSYRGRTPRNAVMFGPPGHLYVYFVYGMHFCANVTCLSDGEAGAVLLRAGEVLTDPGVARARRPTARRDPDLARGPARLASLLGLGRDDNGLDVTDPGCRVRLLAGEPVPGAHVRTGPRVGVAAAVETPWRYWIADSDAVSTYRPGTRARRRRGPASGAGEPNPDATGRRGRR from the coding sequence ATGCTGGACCGGTCCGAACTGGCGACCGACGTCCTCCCCGCCGCCGAACGGTTGCTCGGTTGTGTGCTCGCGGCGGACACCCCCGACGGCGTGGTCGCCGTGCGGATCGTCGAGGTCGAGGCCTACCGCGGACGCGACGATCCGGCCTCGCACTCCTACCGGGGCCGAACCCCGCGCAACGCCGTCATGTTCGGCCCGCCCGGCCATCTCTACGTGTACTTCGTCTACGGCATGCACTTCTGCGCGAACGTCACCTGCCTGTCCGACGGGGAGGCCGGTGCGGTCCTCCTCCGGGCGGGCGAGGTCCTGACCGATCCCGGGGTCGCCCGGGCGCGACGGCCGACCGCTCGGCGGGACCCCGACCTCGCGCGCGGTCCGGCGCGGCTGGCGTCGTTGCTCGGTCTGGGCCGGGACGACAACGGGCTCGACGTCACCGATCCGGGCTGCCGGGTCAGGCTCCTCGCGGGCGAACCCGTCCCCGGGGCGCACGTTCGGACGGGACCGCGGGTCGGCGTGGCGGCCGCCGTCGAGACGCCGTGGCGGTACTGGATCGCGGACTCGGACGCGGTGAGCACCTACCGGCCGGGTACGCGTGCGCGGCGTCGCCGGGGACCGGCGTCCGGGGCCGGGGAGCCGAACCCGGATGCGACCGGCCGCCGCGGCCGACGATGA
- the argF gene encoding ornithine carbamoyltransferase — protein sequence MVRHLLRDDDLTQAEQTEILDLADRLKADRFAERPLAGPRAVAVVFDKSSTRTRVSFESGVTQLGGTAIVLDGTTSQLGRGESISDTARVLSRYVDAIVWRTTGQARIEEMAAVASVPVVNALTDAFHPCQILADLQTVRERLGRLAGVTLTYLGDGANNVAHSLLLGGATAGMHVRIAAPAGFTPDADVVRDAKSRAEQTGGSATVVADPVAAVAGSDVVVTDTWTSMGQEDDGLDRVAPFRPYQVNAELMDRAAPDAIVLHCLPAHRGEEITDEVIDGPASAVWDEAENRLHAQKALLTWLLRA from the coding sequence ATGGTCCGCCACCTGCTGCGCGACGACGACCTGACCCAGGCCGAGCAGACGGAGATCCTCGATCTCGCGGACCGGCTCAAGGCCGACCGGTTCGCCGAGCGTCCGCTCGCCGGGCCCAGGGCGGTCGCCGTCGTGTTCGACAAGTCCTCCACCCGCACCCGCGTCTCCTTCGAGTCCGGCGTCACCCAGCTCGGTGGCACCGCGATCGTGCTCGACGGCACGACCAGCCAGCTCGGGCGGGGCGAGAGCATCTCGGACACGGCACGGGTGCTGTCGCGCTACGTCGACGCGATCGTCTGGCGGACCACCGGTCAGGCCCGGATCGAGGAGATGGCCGCGGTGGCGTCCGTGCCGGTGGTCAACGCGCTCACCGACGCGTTCCACCCGTGCCAGATCCTCGCCGACCTGCAGACGGTCCGGGAGCGGCTCGGGCGTCTCGCCGGCGTGACCCTCACCTACCTCGGTGACGGCGCCAACAACGTCGCGCACTCGTTGCTGCTCGGCGGAGCGACCGCCGGGATGCACGTGCGGATCGCGGCGCCCGCCGGCTTCACCCCCGATGCGGACGTGGTCCGTGACGCGAAGAGCCGGGCGGAGCAGACCGGGGGCTCGGCGACCGTGGTGGCCGACCCGGTGGCCGCCGTCGCCGGGTCGGACGTGGTGGTGACCGACACCTGGACGTCGATGGGGCAGGAGGACGACGGCCTGGACCGGGTGGCGCCGTTCCGCCCGTACCAGGTGAACGCCGAGCTGATGGACCGGGCCGCGCCGGACGCGATCGTCCTGCACTGCCTGCCGGCTCACCGCGGGGAGGAGATCACCGACGAGGTGATCGACGGCCCGGCCAGCGCGGTCTGGGACGAGGCCGAGAACCGGCTGCACGCTCAGAAGGCCCTGCTGACCTGGCTCCTGCGGGCATGA
- a CDS encoding arginine repressor, producing the protein MSDAERDRRQGNASRVTRQAKIVDVLWNRAVRSQTELLVLLDQLHGIDTTQATLSRDLDELGAVKLRGPDGGAPVYRVPEDGSPVRNIEGGTTRLGRLLGELLVSADASGNLAVLRTPPGAAHYLASALDRAALHDVVGTIAGDDTIIVVAREPRSGAELAQRLQELPNAAALPAVGVTKGS; encoded by the coding sequence ATGAGCGACGCCGAGCGCGACCGACGCCAGGGCAACGCCAGCCGGGTGACCCGGCAGGCGAAGATCGTCGACGTGCTCTGGAACCGGGCCGTGCGGAGCCAGACCGAGCTCCTGGTGCTGCTCGACCAGCTGCACGGCATCGATACCACGCAGGCGACCCTGTCCCGCGATCTCGACGAGCTCGGTGCCGTGAAGCTGCGGGGCCCGGACGGCGGTGCACCCGTGTACCGCGTGCCGGAGGACGGCAGCCCGGTGCGCAACATCGAGGGCGGCACCACCCGGCTCGGGCGGTTGCTGGGGGAGCTTCTCGTGTCCGCGGACGCGAGTGGGAACCTTGCGGTGCTGCGGACACCGCCGGGCGCGGCGCACTACCTGGCGAGCGCCCTGGACCGGGCCGCACTGCACGACGTGGTCGGCACGATCGCCGGCGACGACACGATCATCGTGGTCGCCCGAGAGCCCCGCAGCGGGGCGGAACTCGCGCAGCGACTGCAGGAACTGCCGAACGCCGCGGCTCTGCCCGCGGTGGGCGTGACGAAGGGGAGCTGA
- the argB gene encoding acetylglutamate kinase: MAPSPETPARLKRAGEKAGVLAEALPWLQRFHGRIVVVKYGGNAMIDEELKQAFARDMVFLRLAGIHPVVVHGGGPQISAMLKRLGMPGEFRGGLRVTTPETVEIVRMVLFGQVGRELVGLINQHGPLAVGLSGEDAGLFTAEKRTALVGGEPVDIGLVGDVTEVNPDAVLDIIAAGRIPVVAGIAPDADGQVHNINADSAAAALAGALDAAKLVVLTDVEGLYANYPDPDSIITSLTAAQLEPMLPRLESGMAPKMEACLRAVRSGVGQAHVIDGRVPHSVLLEVFTHEGVGTMVLPDAPVDGVTVG; this comes from the coding sequence GTGGCGCCGTCACCGGAGACCCCGGCCCGGTTGAAGCGGGCGGGGGAGAAGGCGGGTGTGCTGGCCGAGGCGCTGCCGTGGCTCCAGCGCTTCCACGGGCGGATCGTCGTCGTGAAGTACGGCGGGAACGCCATGATCGACGAGGAGCTGAAGCAGGCGTTCGCCCGGGACATGGTGTTCCTGCGGCTGGCCGGCATCCATCCGGTCGTGGTGCACGGGGGCGGGCCGCAGATCAGCGCCATGCTGAAGCGGCTCGGGATGCCGGGCGAGTTCCGGGGCGGCCTGCGGGTCACCACCCCGGAGACGGTCGAGATCGTCCGGATGGTGCTGTTCGGTCAGGTGGGCCGCGAGCTCGTGGGGCTGATCAACCAGCACGGGCCGTTGGCGGTGGGCCTCTCCGGCGAGGACGCGGGCCTGTTCACGGCGGAGAAGCGGACCGCCCTGGTCGGCGGCGAGCCGGTCGACATCGGTCTCGTCGGCGACGTCACCGAGGTCAATCCGGACGCGGTGCTGGACATCATCGCCGCGGGCCGGATCCCGGTGGTCGCCGGGATCGCGCCGGACGCCGACGGTCAGGTGCACAACATCAACGCCGACAGCGCGGCGGCCGCGCTGGCCGGCGCATTGGACGCGGCGAAGCTCGTGGTGCTGACCGACGTCGAGGGGCTCTACGCGAACTACCCCGACCCGGACTCGATCATCACCTCGCTCACCGCGGCCCAGCTGGAACCCATGCTGCCGCGGCTGGAGAGCGGGATGGCGCCGAAGATGGAGGCCTGCCTGCGTGCCGTGCGTTCGGGCGTCGGGCAGGCACACGTGATCGACGGGCGGGTGCCGCACTCGGTGCTGCTCGAGGTCTTCACGCACGAGGGCGTCGGGACGATGGTCCTGCCCGACGCGCCGGTGGACGGAGTGACGGTGGGATGA
- the argC gene encoding N-acetyl-gamma-glutamyl-phosphate reductase: MVRIAVAGASGYAGGELLRLLLAHPEVEIGALTAGGNAGTRLGEHQPHLTPLADRVLQESTVEVLAGHDAVFLALPHGKSAELAARLGADTLVVDCGADHRLTDPAAWDRWYGGEHAGHWPYGLPELPGGREALVGANRIAVPGCYPTGTSLALFPALVAGLVEPEVVITAVTGTSGAGRSLKPHLLGAEVMGSLSAYGVGGVHRHTPEIAQNLSAALGAPVGVSFTPVLAPLPRGILASCSARLADPTTDAATVRQAYEKAYAGEPFVRLLPEGQWPTTGQTLGSNLVALQVTVDPDAGRLVVVSAIDNLTKGTAGGAVQCMNLALGIPETTGLPTTGVAP, encoded by the coding sequence GTGGTACGCATCGCAGTGGCGGGAGCCAGTGGGTATGCCGGGGGCGAGCTCCTCCGCCTGCTCCTCGCACATCCCGAGGTCGAGATCGGCGCGCTGACGGCCGGCGGTAACGCCGGAACCCGTCTGGGCGAGCACCAGCCGCACCTCACGCCACTGGCGGACCGTGTGCTGCAGGAGAGCACCGTCGAGGTGCTGGCCGGGCACGATGCGGTGTTCCTCGCCCTGCCGCACGGCAAGTCGGCCGAGCTGGCCGCCCGGCTCGGGGCGGACACGCTGGTCGTCGACTGCGGGGCGGACCACCGGCTGACCGATCCCGCGGCCTGGGACCGCTGGTACGGCGGGGAGCACGCCGGGCACTGGCCCTATGGGCTGCCGGAGCTGCCCGGTGGCCGGGAGGCGCTGGTGGGGGCGAACCGGATCGCGGTGCCCGGCTGTTACCCGACCGGCACGAGCCTCGCGCTGTTCCCGGCCCTGGTCGCCGGGCTGGTGGAGCCCGAGGTCGTCATCACCGCCGTCACCGGTACTTCCGGGGCGGGCCGGTCGCTGAAGCCGCACCTGCTCGGCGCGGAGGTGATGGGATCGCTGTCCGCCTACGGGGTGGGTGGCGTCCACCGGCACACGCCCGAGATCGCACAGAACCTGTCGGCCGCGCTCGGGGCCCCGGTCGGCGTGAGCTTCACGCCGGTGCTGGCACCGCTTCCCCGGGGCATCCTCGCCTCCTGCTCGGCGCGCCTGGCCGACCCCACGACCGATGCCGCGACGGTCCGGCAGGCCTACGAGAAGGCCTACGCCGGCGAACCGTTCGTCCGGTTGCTGCCGGAGGGCCAGTGGCCGACGACGGGGCAGACCCTCGGGTCCAATCTCGTCGCCCTGCAGGTGACGGTCGACCCGGATGCCGGCCGCCTCGTGGTGGTCTCCGCCATCGACAACCTGACCAAGGGCACCGCGGGCGGTGCCGTGCAGTGCATGAACCTGGCCCTGGGGATCCCCGAGACGACCGGGCTGCCGACGACGGGAGTGGCACCGTGA
- the argH gene encoding argininosuccinate lyase — protein sequence MSAALWGGRFASGPADALAALSKSTHFDWALAPYDIRGSKAHARVLHAAGLLSDEELSGMHKALDELAADVASGAFGPDPGDEDVHTALERGLIERAGPDVGGKLRAGRSRNDQVATQFRMWLRDATRRVADGVLDVVDALVAQAAAHPGAAMPGRTHLQHAQPVLLGHQLGAHAHALLRDVDRLRDWDARTAYSPYGSGALAGSSLGLDPEAVAAELGFTGSAANSIDGTASRDFAAEAAFVLAMVGVDLSRLSEEVILWATAEFGYVTLDDAFSTGSSIMPQKKNPDVAELARGKSGRLIGNLTGLLATLKGLPLAYNRDLQEDKEPLFDSVAQLELLLPAVAGMVATLTFHTDRLAELAPAGFTLATDVAEWLVRQGVPFRVAHEAAGGCVRAAEARGAGLEDLTDDELRAVHPALTPNVREVLSVEGSIASRNARGGTAGERVAEQLTELRSAAAAAREFTGGTA from the coding sequence GTGAGCGCCGCGCTGTGGGGCGGCCGGTTCGCGTCCGGGCCCGCCGACGCACTGGCCGCATTGAGCAAGTCGACGCACTTCGACTGGGCGCTCGCCCCGTACGACATCCGTGGCTCGAAGGCGCACGCCCGCGTGCTGCACGCGGCCGGTCTGCTGTCGGACGAGGAACTGTCGGGCATGCACAAGGCACTCGACGAGCTCGCCGCCGACGTCGCCTCCGGCGCCTTCGGCCCCGACCCCGGCGACGAGGACGTGCACACCGCTCTCGAGCGCGGTCTGATCGAGCGTGCGGGGCCCGATGTCGGTGGCAAGCTGCGGGCCGGCCGGTCGCGCAACGACCAGGTCGCGACCCAGTTCCGCATGTGGCTGCGGGACGCGACCCGCAGGGTCGCCGACGGGGTGCTCGACGTCGTCGACGCCCTGGTCGCGCAGGCCGCCGCGCACCCGGGGGCCGCCATGCCGGGGCGGACGCACCTGCAGCACGCCCAGCCGGTGCTGCTGGGCCACCAGCTGGGTGCGCACGCGCACGCGCTGCTGCGCGACGTGGACCGGCTCCGGGACTGGGACGCGCGAACCGCCTACTCGCCCTACGGCTCGGGTGCGCTGGCCGGGTCGTCGCTCGGTCTGGACCCCGAGGCCGTGGCCGCGGAGCTCGGGTTCACCGGATCGGCGGCGAACTCCATCGACGGCACGGCCTCCCGGGACTTCGCGGCCGAGGCCGCGTTCGTCCTGGCGATGGTCGGGGTCGACCTGTCCCGGCTCTCGGAGGAGGTCATCCTCTGGGCCACGGCCGAGTTCGGCTACGTGACGCTCGACGACGCGTTCTCGACCGGCAGCTCGATCATGCCGCAGAAGAAGAACCCGGACGTCGCCGAGCTGGCCCGCGGCAAGTCCGGCCGGTTGATCGGCAACCTCACCGGGCTGCTGGCGACGCTGAAGGGGCTGCCCCTGGCGTACAACCGGGACCTGCAGGAGGACAAGGAGCCGCTGTTCGACTCGGTCGCGCAGCTGGAGCTCCTGCTGCCGGCGGTCGCGGGCATGGTGGCCACGCTGACCTTCCACACCGACCGGCTGGCCGAGCTGGCCCCCGCCGGGTTCACCCTCGCGACCGACGTCGCGGAGTGGCTCGTCCGCCAGGGGGTGCCGTTCCGGGTCGCCCACGAGGCGGCGGGCGGCTGCGTCCGCGCCGCCGAGGCGCGGGGGGCCGGACTCGAGGACCTGACCGACGACGAGCTGCGTGCCGTCCACCCGGCCCTGACCCCGAACGTGCGCGAGGTGTTGAGCGTGGAAGGCTCCATCGCGTCGCGTAACGCACGGGGTGGCACGGCCGGTGAGCGGGTCGCAGAGCAGCTCACCGAACTGCGGTCCGCCGCCGCAGCAGCGAGAGAGTTCACCGGAGGAACCGCATGA